DNA sequence from the Chitinophaga flava genome:
CTGTATGGCAGATGAAACCCGAACACCAGCTGGCCATTTTTGAAGCAGGGATTTCCCAGCCCGGAGAAATGGTTAACCTGGAGAAGATTATCCGCCCTACCATCGGTATCTTCACCAATATAGGCGAAGCACATAGTGAAGGCTTCCTCAACATCCGGCAAAAGATCAACGAAAAACTGGTCCTTTTCGCGAAAAGCGACATCCTGATCTATAGCAAGGACTATCTCGCTCTCAATGAGTGTGTACTGTCCTTCCACAGCCAGGTAGGCAAAAAGGAAACACAGGAAGGCGGCGGCGGTGGTCCGGAACTATTCTCCTGGTCCAGAAAAACAGATGCCGACCTCCGTATCGTGAGCGTTGACAAAAACGATAATCATACCCGCATCGAAGCCCTGTACAAACAGGAAACGCTACATATCTCCATCCCTTTTGTGGATGAAGGATCTATCGAAAATGCGATCCATTGCTGGGCCCTTATGCTGTATCTGGGCAAAGAACAGGAAGTGATCCAGCAACGTATGGACCTGCTCAGCAACATCGCCATGCGCCTGGAGCTGAAACAGGGTATCAACAACAGCTCTGTGATCAATGACAGCTACAACCTCGACCTGGGTTCACTGACCATTGCACTCGACTTCCTGCAGCAACAACAACAGCATGCTACCCGTACCGTGATACTCAGCGATATCCTGCAAAGCGGGAAAAGCGATGCCTCCCTGTATGAAGAAGTAGCAGACCTGTTGCACAAAAAGAACATCAACAAACTGATCGCCATCGGTAAAAACATCGGCAGGGAGAAAAAAAGCTTTCAGCAGGTAGAAGGATTAAAAACACAGTTCTTTAATACCACCGATGAATATATCCAGCAGTTCAACTCAGACGATTTCGAGAACGAAACCATTCTGGTAAAAGGTTCCCGCATTTTTCAGTTTGAACGTATTGGTAAGGTGCTGGAGCAGAAAGCCCATCAGACCATCCTGGAGATCAATCTTTCAGCGATTGCACACAATGTGAAATTGTATCAGTCTATGCTGAAGCCGGACACCAAGCTGATGGCTATGGTGAAAGCCTTCTCCTATGGCAGCGGCAGTTTCGAAATTGCCAATCTGCTGCAATTCCATGGAGTGGATTATCTGGCGGTAGCCTATGCCGATGAAGGCGTGGAGCTGCGCAGAGCCGGCATTACCATGCCTATTATGGTGATGAACCCCGAACCCGCCAGCTTTGATGCTATCCTGCACTGGAACCTGGAACCGGAAATTTATTCCATGCACATCCTGCTGCAGTTTATGGAAGAAGTAAACACAGCCGGTAAAACGGAGTTTCCGATACATATCAAGCTGGACACCGGTATGCACCGTCTTGGTTTTGTGAAAAAAGATATTCCGGAACTGTCTCAGGCCCTCACCGCCAGCCACCTGCTGAAGGTACAGTCTATTTTCAGCCATCTGGCAGCCAGCGAAGACCCTGAGAAAGATGCACTCACACAGCAGCAGGGACGCCTGTTCTACGAAATGAGCCATGAACTGCAGAAAGCGCTGGGTTATACAGTAATCCGCCATATTTCGAACAGTGCGGGTATCACCCGTCATCCGGACCTACAGCTGGATATGGTGCGGCTGGGTATTGGTATGTATGGCTTTGATTCCGGCAATGGTATGCAGGACCAGCTGCGTAGTGTCAGCACGCTGAAAACAACTGTGGC
Encoded proteins:
- a CDS encoding bifunctional UDP-N-acetylmuramoyl-tripeptide:D-alanyl-D-alanine ligase/alanine racemase, producing MYNAASINKTLKGELLQETGFSEIEHLLLDSRKLSFPETSLFIPLVSPRRNAHQYIEELYRKGVSNFIVSEPVPLEKYPKANFILVKDTLQALHTLVAFHRHQFHVPVIGITGSNGKTIVKEWLYQLLEKDYNIVRSPKSYNSQIGVPLSVWQMKPEHQLAIFEAGISQPGEMVNLEKIIRPTIGIFTNIGEAHSEGFLNIRQKINEKLVLFAKSDILIYSKDYLALNECVLSFHSQVGKKETQEGGGGGPELFSWSRKTDADLRIVSVDKNDNHTRIEALYKQETLHISIPFVDEGSIENAIHCWALMLYLGKEQEVIQQRMDLLSNIAMRLELKQGINNSSVINDSYNLDLGSLTIALDFLQQQQQHATRTVILSDILQSGKSDASLYEEVADLLHKKNINKLIAIGKNIGREKKSFQQVEGLKTQFFNTTDEYIQQFNSDDFENETILVKGSRIFQFERIGKVLEQKAHQTILEINLSAIAHNVKLYQSMLKPDTKLMAMVKAFSYGSGSFEIANLLQFHGVDYLAVAYADEGVELRRAGITMPIMVMNPEPASFDAILHWNLEPEIYSMHILLQFMEEVNTAGKTEFPIHIKLDTGMHRLGFVKKDIPELSQALTASHLLKVQSIFSHLAASEDPEKDALTQQQGRLFYEMSHELQKALGYTVIRHISNSAGITRHPDLQLDMVRLGIGMYGFDSGNGMQDQLRSVSTLKTTVAQLKNLDPGETVGYGAKWTAEAPAVTATVRIGYADGYPRRLGNGVGKMLIRGKFAPVIGVVAMDMLMLDVTHIPDIMEGDEVIVFGEDLSVQQLADWADTIAYEILTGISQRVKRVYFQE